The following proteins are encoded in a genomic region of Sulfurimonas sp. HSL3-7:
- a CDS encoding tetratricopeptide repeat protein — translation MSLYLFLTSLFISFVFTACTPAPDVPLSAELSQYAEAQERCEGLRTEIAVADALENECHLFLNRLEKANALDYKIAHFNDDNPDPNAKPKPEYILLQTESHRQHLKSSLAYQKLIDTLNRVSATAIANDELSDVELTLTFSETEFTKQHYHYYKRYAPQFDTDPRYLAFEKQYAKELLEEGLLFLSQGEKHRALKNFKEAAVLHSAQAEYLAGIIYEAKHVDKAIEWHTKAQAHGIKEARLHLARLYKRKMEPKESLKWYLAAAEDGDAYAQFLLYQQYITSTSQKTEEIADKWLQHSAENGFPPAEYAYAERLEQNNKPEEAKTWLLRAKDHGITAANGPLGGLYFEDKEYEKAYPLLDAAKSATAKYRLGVMFERGLGVEPDYYSAYQCYKEAARLGYGDTGKEMARVDKLKTQREQAYYEAAKRKKRLYKKELAERCGERAIKRIARTKDTKVYLNGLVSLPLEDVNGFLLHTDDGRQFYVIDTDRQAGLKPFQHADITAISTGNAITVSSDNRGTRDVYQFYFQQHCQP, via the coding sequence ATGTCTCTATATCTGTTTTTAACCTCCCTTTTTATCTCTTTTGTATTTACCGCCTGTACCCCCGCTCCAGATGTACCGCTCTCTGCCGAACTGAGTCAATACGCAGAAGCCCAGGAAAGATGTGAAGGGCTGCGCACGGAGATCGCTGTTGCCGATGCCCTCGAAAACGAGTGCCATCTTTTTCTGAACCGTCTGGAGAAAGCCAATGCGCTCGACTACAAGATAGCGCACTTCAACGATGACAATCCAGACCCCAACGCCAAACCCAAACCGGAGTACATCCTTTTACAGACCGAGAGCCACCGCCAGCATCTGAAAAGCAGCCTTGCGTACCAAAAGCTTATAGACACGCTTAACCGTGTCTCTGCAACGGCAATTGCCAATGATGAACTTTCCGACGTTGAACTGACGTTGACCTTTAGCGAGACTGAGTTTACGAAACAGCACTATCACTATTATAAGCGATATGCTCCCCAGTTTGATACCGATCCACGATACCTTGCCTTCGAGAAGCAGTATGCCAAAGAGCTGTTAGAGGAGGGGCTGCTGTTTTTAAGTCAGGGCGAGAAGCACCGCGCGCTTAAAAACTTCAAAGAAGCGGCTGTCCTGCACAGCGCTCAGGCCGAATACCTTGCCGGAATCATTTACGAGGCCAAACATGTCGACAAAGCCATTGAGTGGCACACAAAAGCGCAAGCACACGGCATCAAAGAGGCCCGCCTCCACCTCGCCCGTCTCTACAAACGAAAGATGGAGCCCAAAGAGTCGCTTAAATGGTATCTGGCGGCTGCGGAAGACGGTGATGCCTATGCGCAGTTCCTGCTTTATCAGCAGTACATAACGTCAACCTCGCAGAAGACGGAAGAGATCGCCGACAAATGGCTGCAACATTCTGCAGAGAACGGTTTCCCGCCGGCAGAGTACGCCTATGCGGAGCGTCTCGAGCAGAACAATAAGCCAGAAGAAGCCAAAACATGGCTGCTCAGAGCAAAAGACCACGGCATAACCGCTGCGAACGGACCGCTCGGCGGGCTCTACTTCGAGGATAAAGAGTACGAAAAAGCCTACCCTCTTCTGGATGCCGCCAAGAGTGCCACAGCAAAATACCGGCTCGGTGTGATGTTTGAACGCGGGCTCGGTGTTGAACCTGACTATTACAGTGCCTACCAATGCTACAAAGAGGCAGCTCGGCTGGGCTATGGCGATACAGGAAAAGAGATGGCCCGTGTCGACAAACTGAAAACGCAGCGTGAGCAGGCGTATTACGAGGCGGCCAAACGCAAAAAACGGCTTTACAAAAAAGAGCTTGCCGAACGCTGCGGTGAAAGAGCGATCAAGCGCATCGCCAGAACAAAAGATACCAAGGTCTATCTTAACGGCCTGGTCTCACTGCCTCTGGAGGACGTTAACGGCTTTTTACTCCATACAGACGACGGCAGGCAGTTCTATGTGATCGATACCGACCGCCAAGCCGGTCTAAAACCGTTCCAACATGCCGACATCACCGCCATCTCCACCGGAAACGCGATCACGGTCAGCAGCGACAACCGCGGGACACGCGACGTCTATCAGTTTTATTTTCAACAGCACTGCCAACCCTGA
- a CDS encoding tetratricopeptide repeat protein, with amino-acid sequence MPYIFILTFSTMLLLTGCLATPKAAMHAKLSPYKSLQNGCTKNPPKALEQECALFLNDLEAQNTLLQKMENLNEDEKAESAYTALAAEASARQEKLQNDKAVLAGSCQAKIRTIIQNDDLNSAEFCLLFEKNPFTLEMYRYLKRHAPRFDIYPQYRAFEEAYASQHIEKGLAALNRGDKHAALNAFQTASDANSAEAKYLIGIIYEAKHVDKAIEWHKEALAHGIERSKLNLARLHLRIKMPHKAKQWYLSAAEGGDALAQYRLFKMDAKSKSIKAREEAQMWLERSAKNNYPQAQYIYGLQLLKQKKKQEAIRWLEKAENNGVTDTRFFLGRLYFQEKAYQKAYPMLMETQNRGEANVMLARMYEEGLEIEQNHVLAYRHYKKAHEFGQNNCIADMQRVQKKITRQERQAAKGIVQKEAKAQKEARRTCGDPVDNKNIKIRDKTVRIVGVSAGAQRKSGGLTVYGDHERLYYIIDPKIDDGLKAYQKVDLLVKATGNSVEISDDSGALQRVYRTYYLKNCNLN; translated from the coding sequence ATGCCCTATATTTTTATCCTGACATTTTCAACAATGCTTTTGCTGACAGGTTGTCTGGCGACGCCGAAAGCTGCGATGCATGCCAAACTTTCACCGTACAAAAGCCTCCAAAACGGCTGTACAAAAAACCCGCCCAAGGCGTTGGAACAGGAGTGTGCTCTCTTTCTGAACGACCTCGAAGCGCAAAACACTCTTCTGCAGAAGATGGAAAACCTGAACGAGGATGAAAAAGCGGAAAGCGCCTACACCGCACTGGCCGCAGAAGCGTCGGCACGTCAGGAAAAGCTTCAAAACGACAAGGCCGTTTTAGCCGGCAGCTGCCAGGCAAAGATAAGAACGATCATTCAGAACGACGATCTCAACAGTGCAGAATTTTGTCTGCTGTTCGAGAAAAACCCTTTCACATTGGAGATGTACCGTTATCTGAAGCGGCACGCACCCCGCTTCGATATTTACCCCCAATACAGAGCCTTTGAAGAGGCCTATGCTTCCCAACACATCGAAAAGGGGCTCGCCGCCTTGAACAGGGGTGACAAGCATGCCGCGCTGAACGCCTTTCAAACGGCCTCGGATGCGAACAGCGCCGAAGCCAAATATCTTATCGGCATCATCTACGAGGCCAAACATGTCGACAAAGCCATTGAGTGGCATAAAGAGGCCCTTGCGCACGGTATTGAACGTTCCAAACTCAACCTCGCCCGGCTCCATCTCCGTATCAAGATGCCCCATAAAGCCAAGCAGTGGTATCTCAGCGCAGCAGAGGGGGGTGATGCTCTCGCCCAGTACCGCCTTTTTAAAATGGATGCCAAATCCAAAAGCATCAAAGCGCGGGAAGAAGCACAGATGTGGCTGGAGCGCTCTGCAAAAAACAACTACCCCCAGGCCCAATATATCTACGGTCTTCAACTCTTGAAACAGAAAAAAAAGCAAGAAGCGATCCGCTGGCTTGAGAAAGCCGAGAACAACGGCGTCACCGATACCCGATTTTTCCTCGGGAGACTCTATTTCCAAGAAAAGGCCTATCAAAAAGCATACCCGATGCTGATGGAGACGCAAAACAGAGGCGAAGCCAACGTTATGCTGGCACGGATGTACGAAGAGGGTCTCGAAATAGAGCAGAACCACGTTCTCGCCTACCGACATTATAAAAAAGCCCATGAATTCGGACAAAACAACTGCATAGCTGATATGCAGCGCGTACAGAAGAAGATCACCAGACAGGAACGCCAGGCTGCAAAAGGTATCGTCCAAAAAGAAGCCAAAGCGCAAAAAGAGGCCCGCCGGACATGCGGTGATCCTGTCGACAACAAAAATATCAAGATCCGCGACAAAACCGTTCGCATCGTGGGGGTGTCCGCCGGTGCGCAGAGAAAAAGTGGCGGGCTCACTGTCTATGGTGACCATGAGCGGCTCTACTATATCATTGATCCCAAGATAGATGACGGGCTCAAGGCCTATCAGAAAGTCGATCTCCTCGTCAAAGCGACAGGGAATTCTGTCGAGATCAGCGACGACAGCGGTGCTTTGCAGCGCGTCTATCGAACGTATTATCTCAAAAATTGTAACTTAAACTAA
- a CDS encoding tetratricopeptide repeat protein, producing the protein MRFYSLPLFLLLLVLSGCTPSPGIPLSPQLSSYADAQQQCHALLSGEGKLGTEVEQGCDTFLKRLEKSNDIATELDTEKLRKSDRAIKETEYARQRLKLKLEYELLMETVKKATLAAVREDDIDAFTTSVSFPGNSFIESYYVYMKSKSPRFDKDPRYLAYQYRESEKLAEKGTYYLDQGEKSKALELFEKAADMGNAQSARSTALLYEENNVSQALYWHRKAVENNVTASQYNLARLYETQGEQEKARRWYDNAARSGDARAQYKLYQRLKGQEKEKALNWLNKSAQSGYPEAQYDYGTFLMEENRTADAISFLQQAAHSGYQPASDFLGNYFYNLKLYDRAMASLSQSESADAFYLRAEMLENARGCERDYAQAYTFYDKAYVLGKKEALDDAKRVKQLQIQEQQRIAEEAEKRRAEQMAAMVKECGEVPTALLIKTGNKKFHITGTASASLGRNTFIIYGDDGESYYLLQAKGIKGGQRVDISVRSTGKTALLRSADDDEPRDIYQFVYLKSCAATQEQ; encoded by the coding sequence ATGCGGTTTTATTCATTACCTCTCTTTCTCCTACTTCTTGTCCTCTCGGGATGTACACCATCACCCGGTATCCCTCTGTCGCCTCAATTGAGTTCCTATGCCGACGCGCAGCAGCAGTGCCATGCACTTCTCAGCGGCGAGGGCAAACTCGGCACGGAGGTCGAACAGGGATGTGACACCTTTTTAAAACGTCTAGAGAAGAGCAACGACATCGCCACCGAACTCGATACAGAAAAACTCAGAAAATCCGACCGGGCCATCAAAGAGACCGAGTATGCACGCCAGCGCCTTAAGCTGAAACTCGAGTACGAATTGCTGATGGAAACGGTCAAGAAAGCGACACTCGCTGCCGTCAGAGAAGACGATATCGATGCGTTTACCACCAGCGTCTCTTTCCCGGGGAACAGCTTTATCGAATCCTATTACGTCTATATGAAAAGCAAATCCCCCCGTTTCGACAAGGACCCCCGTTACCTTGCGTATCAGTATAGAGAGAGTGAAAAGCTGGCAGAAAAAGGGACATACTATCTCGACCAGGGCGAAAAGAGCAAAGCCCTCGAACTCTTTGAAAAAGCTGCCGATATGGGCAACGCGCAGTCCGCACGTTCTACGGCACTCCTCTACGAAGAAAATAATGTCAGCCAGGCGCTCTACTGGCATCGTAAAGCCGTTGAAAACAATGTCACCGCGTCACAATACAACCTGGCCCGCCTCTATGAAACGCAAGGCGAGCAGGAGAAGGCAAGACGATGGTACGACAATGCGGCGCGGAGCGGTGATGCCCGGGCACAGTACAAGCTTTATCAGCGCCTAAAGGGCCAGGAAAAAGAGAAGGCCCTCAACTGGCTGAATAAATCGGCGCAAAGCGGCTATCCCGAAGCCCAGTACGACTACGGAACGTTCTTGATGGAAGAGAATAGAACGGCCGATGCCATCAGCTTTTTGCAGCAGGCTGCACACAGCGGTTATCAGCCCGCTTCCGATTTTCTCGGAAACTATTTCTACAATCTGAAACTTTACGATCGTGCGATGGCCTCTCTTTCACAATCGGAAAGTGCCGACGCCTTCTACCTGCGGGCCGAGATGCTGGAAAACGCGCGCGGATGCGAGAGGGATTACGCTCAGGCCTATACTTTCTACGACAAAGCCTACGTCCTGGGAAAAAAAGAAGCCCTCGATGATGCCAAACGGGTCAAACAGCTCCAAATCCAAGAACAGCAGCGCATCGCCGAAGAGGCGGAAAAACGCAGGGCCGAGCAGATGGCGGCCATGGTCAAGGAGTGCGGCGAAGTGCCGACAGCTTTACTTATCAAGACGGGCAACAAAAAGTTCCATATCACGGGAACGGCTTCCGCATCTCTGGGCAGAAACACCTTCATTATCTACGGTGATGACGGCGAATCCTACTACCTGCTGCAGGCGAAAGGTATCAAAGGAGGGCAGCGTGTCGACATCTCGGTACGCTCGACCGGCAAAACGGCGTTACTCCGCAGTGCAGATGATGACGAGCCACGAGATATCTACCAATTTGTCTATCTAAAATCCTGCGCCGCCACGCAAGAGCAGTAG
- the serS gene encoding serine--tRNA ligase yields the protein MIDLKLLQKDFDLVSSRLQRKGVSPETIESVKEKNEALKTAKAAFENAQAEQNAMSKLFGTYKREGRDITELKAKVDANKIVVTEMQNRQREAEESLTAMVMVLPNMPDNDVPDGEDEEDNVEIRKVLTPRQFTFTPKEHWELAETTGWIDFERGVKLAQSRFSVISGMGARVERALINFMLDFNRERGFNEVSVPQLVNRRALEGTGQLPKFEEDLYKVENDDLYLIPTAEVPLTNLFQDEIIPESELPIKMSGYTSCFRKEAGAAGRDTRGIIRQHQFHKVELVSITGPNESDAMFEEMVSCASDLLTALELPHRLVTLCIGDLGFGAAKTVDLEVWLPGQNTYREISSVSNTRDFQARRAKIRAKIDNKNVLVHTLNGSSLAVGRTLVAIMENFQNEDGTVTIPEVLKSYLR from the coding sequence ATGATCGACCTTAAACTCCTTCAAAAAGATTTTGACCTTGTCAGCAGCCGGCTCCAGCGCAAGGGTGTCAGCCCGGAGACAATCGAATCCGTCAAAGAGAAAAACGAAGCGCTGAAAACAGCGAAAGCGGCCTTTGAGAACGCTCAGGCAGAGCAGAATGCGATGAGCAAGCTTTTCGGCACCTACAAACGCGAGGGCAGAGACATCACCGAGCTCAAGGCCAAAGTCGATGCGAACAAGATCGTCGTCACTGAGATGCAGAACCGACAGCGTGAAGCCGAAGAGTCGCTGACAGCCATGGTCATGGTCCTGCCGAACATGCCTGACAATGATGTGCCCGACGGCGAAGATGAAGAGGATAACGTCGAGATCAGAAAGGTACTGACCCCCCGTCAGTTCACCTTCACGCCGAAAGAGCACTGGGAACTGGCCGAGACGACAGGCTGGATCGATTTTGAACGCGGCGTCAAACTGGCACAAAGCCGTTTCTCCGTCATATCCGGCATGGGTGCAAGAGTCGAACGCGCACTGATCAACTTCATGCTCGACTTCAACCGCGAACGCGGCTTTAACGAGGTCTCTGTACCCCAGCTTGTCAACCGGCGCGCCCTTGAGGGAACAGGACAGCTTCCGAAGTTCGAAGAGGATCTCTACAAGGTCGAAAATGACGATCTCTACCTGATCCCGACAGCGGAAGTGCCGTTGACCAACCTGTTTCAGGACGAGATCATCCCCGAAAGCGAACTGCCGATCAAGATGAGCGGCTACACCTCCTGTTTCAGAAAAGAGGCCGGTGCGGCAGGACGCGACACCCGCGGCATCATCCGCCAGCACCAGTTCCACAAGGTCGAGCTTGTCTCTATAACCGGCCCGAACGAGAGCGACGCCATGTTCGAAGAGATGGTCAGCTGTGCATCCGACCTTCTGACCGCGCTCGAACTCCCGCACCGTCTTGTCACGCTCTGTATCGGCGATCTCGGGTTCGGTGCGGCCAAAACCGTGGACCTCGAAGTGTGGCTGCCGGGGCAGAATACCTACCGCGAGATCTCATCGGTCTCCAACACCCGCGACTTCCAGGCACGCCGTGCAAAGATCCGCGCAAAGATAGACAACAAAAACGTCCTTGTCCATACTCTTAACGGCTCCTCTCTGGCAGTCGGGCGTACCCTGGTAGCGATTATGGAGAACTTTCAAAACGAAGATGGCACTGTTACCATCCCTGAGGTATTAAAGTCTTACCTACGCTAA